DNA sequence from the Oligoflexus sp. genome:
GCATCTGCCTCGCGCGCAGCGGTGACAAAGGCGATATGGCGAATATCGGTGTGATGGCCCGCAGCCAGGCGGCTTATGAATTCCTGGATACATACCTGACCGCACAGCGCGTGAAGGATATGTTCCAGGAACTCTGTCACGGCACGGTCACGCGTCACAGTCTCCCTAACATGCAAGGCTTCAACTTCCTTTTGGATCAGGCCTTGGGCGGTGGGGGAACCATGACTCTTCGCATTGATGCCCAGGGTAAAACCTTTGCTCAGGGTCTTCTTGCACAGCGCGTGGCTCTACCGCAGAATCTTTTGTCCTGAAGGAAGCTGACATGTCGATCAAACGAGTTTTTATCGCCAACCGCGGGGAAATCGCGCGGCGTATCGCTCTGGGTGCGCGCACCCTGGGCATTGAATCCGCAGCCATCTATAGCGGCGAGGCGCCTCCGGCTTTTCTGGAAGGCCTCGTCCATCGCTTCATCAAAGTGCCCGAAGAAAACCCCGCGCTCTATCTGAACGCTGAACTCATGGTTCAGATCGCGCAGCAAAGCGAATGCGATGCCGTGCATCCGGGCTTTGGTTTTCTGTCGGAAAACGCCCGTTTCGCCAGCCTCGTGGAAGACGCGGGCATGATCTGGGTCGGACCTTCGGCCTGCTCGATCTCGGAGATGGCTTCGAAAGCGGAAGCGCGCGAGATTGCCAAAAACCATAAAGTTCCGGTCGTTCCCGGTATCGAACGCCTGCCGATCAGCGAAGACGGCAGTCATCTGAAAATCGTCAAGGACTTTGCCAAGCAGTATGGCTTTCCCATCCTTTTGAAAGCAGCGATGGGCGGCGGCGGCAAAGGCATGCGCGTGGTGCGGAGCGATGATGAAGTCGCCGAGGCCATCACCCGCGCACAATCCGAAGCGATCAATGCCTTCGCCGATGGCACGCTGATCGTCGAACGCTATCTGGAATATCCCCGTCACGTCGAAGTTCAGATCTTCGGCGACAGTCATGGTCAGGTCCTGGCCCTGGGCGATCGCGACTGCTCGGTGCAAAGACGTCATCAGAAAATCATCGAGGAAGCCCCGGCACCCGGCCTGAGCGCCGATACCCGCGCCGCCATGCATGATGCCGCGATTCGTCTGGCCAAAGCGGTAAACTATCGCTCGGCCGGCACCGTGGAATTTTTGGTCGATTGGTCACCGGAACAAAGAACCAAGGCCGACCAGCCCTTTTATTTCCTGGAAATGAACACGCGCCTTCAGGTCGAGCATCCCGTGACCGAGCAGATCTTCAACGAAGATCTGGTGGCCTGGCAGTTCCGCGTGGCCAATGGTGAGACGATCAAGGATCGCATGCACCAGACCCCGATCGGTCACAGTATTGAGCTACGTCTTTACGCCGAAGATACCCGCAATAAATTTCTCCCCGCTCCCGGTCCCGTGCATGGCTTTCTGCCCTTTCATGGTCCGGGCATTCGCTGGGAAGTGGGCATCGATGCGATTGATGAGGTCACGCCGCGTTTCGATCCGATGATGGCGAAACTCGTGGCCACGGGCGCGGACCGGACTCAGGCCATTCAGCGTCTGATCCAGACCTTGACCCATACGGCTCTCGCGATTCCGACCAGCAACATTCCTTTCCTGCTCGCTGTTCTGCATCATAAGGCCTTTGCGGAATCCATTCCCACCACGCGCTTCATTGATGAGCATCAGGGCGAAATCACCGAATGGCTGGACACCCGGATTGCAAGGCATCAGAAAACCGCCGATCGAATTCTGCAGAAGATCGAACAAAAGGATAAGCCAAGGTCCCATCATGCCCCCGGACTTCTGGAACTGACGCGCGATATCTTCCAAAAGGAATCCCAGCTGACCGATCTGGAAATGCACCTGCCGCATGTTCAGCAGGTGTCGGTGCCGCATCGCTTCCGGAGTCGCCAGGCTGTGCTCGGGCGTGGGCTTATTTTTGAGCAGGGTCATCGGCAGAGTTTTTGCTTCTGTCAGGCCAGATATCAAGGTCATCGCCTGACCTGGGTGAGTCTGGATGGTTTGCCCTATTGGCGGGAGGAAAAACCTGATGACGTCCTGGCTTCCGGCCGTTCATCCGCACAAAGTGCTGATATTTCTGCCCCGGTTCCAGGAAAAGTTGTGAAAGTTCTGGTGAAAACAGGTGATAATGTCAAAGAGCGGCAGATCGTTGCCATTCTGGAATCCATGAAAATGGAATTCGAGGTCCAGGCCAGCCGCTCCGGTGTCGTGGGCGAAGTCCTCGTGACAACGGGTCAGCAGGTTCAGGCCGATGAGCTGCTCGCCCGCTGGCAGGTTACGCCGTGATCCAAGCCATCTGAGTCTTGGCAGAGCGTGGCTCCCTAAGTCCCGAATATGCTCCGTGCTGGACAATCCGCGCGGAACAAGACATTATGGCATTATTGTCCGCAGCAGCAGGAATCAGGCTCTCACGAGAGAACCCAATGGGAAAGGAGGCCCCATGCCATTTCAAACATTCATGACCGAGTCCGGCTTTAAAGTGCTGGCGATGGCGCGACTCGGATCATGTGAATACAGTATTTGCCTCTATCTTTTGAACTGTGCCGTATCCAACATGCACGAACTGATTACGACCGAAAAGGAATTCGCGTCGCTGGTCGGTGCGGAAGAGGAGGTTCTGCACGAAGCCATGCAGAATCTGATCGATCGCAATATTGTGCATGTAAAAGTGCACGATTCCGGCCAACCCAAAGGTCGTCAGTCTCTGCGCATTGGCCTGCAGTACAACATTCATCTGTGGCAGCTCAACTTCGATAAGGACGTGACGAGCCACGATGCGGTCCTTTTCCCCTTCAAACGGGAAAGCAACGTCCGTTATCTGCATGACCGTGATCAAAGCGATATCACCCCCACGATCAAGCATCCCCTGCCGACCTGGAAGCGCATCCTGGAAGCGTTTATGGAAGGACGTGATGATGTGAACGATCAGGAAATTCAGAACGCCGAGCGCGATGCGAAAATTCTGGTCGACACGCATCCTGTGGATCAGGTGCTGATCGTGGTTCGGCATTTTGGAACCCGGATTCCAACCCTCAGTCTTCTGGCCAGTGCCTGGCATCACTACCAGACTCTGTTCGAGGAAGAGACCGAGAAAGTCGATATCCTGGAAGCCCGGCATAAGCATATCGAACTCGATCACCGTCTGCGTGATTCCGTCGAGCTTCTTCTGCAGCAAAAGCAGGAGATGAAATTAACCGACGAGGAAGTCAGCGTTCTGGAAATGCTCTTCAATCATCGGCATCCGCGGCGTCAGCTCTTCTGGGCCTATCAATCCCGCGGTCGTTATCCGCATCTGACGGAATTCTTCGCGCAGAACAGCTTTCTGATGCTGCCCGTGACTTCGTCGGGGACCATCTTCAAGAAAAAGCCCCATCAGGATTAAAAGAGAGGGGCCGCGATCAGCGGCTCCTGCCCCAGTCCTTCTGCCCATATGCCCTACCTTTTTCTCAACAGTTATCCTCAATAAATCATCGGCATTTGCGTCTTCAACCGTGCTGGCTCACGGGGAGCATGTCCATTTCGTATCCGTCGATTGTCGAAAGGCATAGACAACTCAAAGGAGCGCGCTGCGCAACTCTACATTTTTCGTATCTATCTGTTTTTTATACTTTTTTTAATACACCAATAATGTTTATTGCATTTGCGTGTGTCAAGTTGATTTGATATACAGACACGAATAGTTAGTCTGCTTAACAAAGCATCTTTAGGAAAAAAACTACCTGCACCCATAGGAGCCTAAATGGCGCGTCGCAGACCTGTCGTCTTGGTGGTTGACGACTTAGGATCGGAACTCGAAAAATATTTGCGTTATCTGCGCGAGTTTAACTACGATGCCATAGGTGCCAGAACCTTGGACGAAGCGAAGGCTATTGTCAGCCATCAGCATCTCGACTTGATTCTCACCGACCTTTACCTCGGATCAAACGCCCAGGCCATTGATGGGCTCGATCTCATCGCCTATGCCCGTGATGAAATACCAAAACTTCCCGTTATTGCCATGTCTTCCGATCCGCGCCTGACCATTGCCGAGGAGGCCAGAAAGCGGGGAGCGGACCAGATGATTCGAAAGCCGATAAAATCGGCTGACGAACTGGCAATTATTATCAAGAGAATTTTGGAACCTCCAGCCCCCCCGCTGACCTCAGCCTGGCCCCAAAAAATAGATGCCAGTCTCGAAGCCATTCGAAAAAAGCATCCCGATGGGATTGTCATCTCTGATCAGCATTTGCGCTATGTTGAACTCGCAGCTGATAATCCAGAACTGGTGGTCTGCATTTACGGTGAAACGGGAACAGGCAAAGAAGAGATTGCCAAACTCATCCACCGCCGCCGCTCGCAGCATGGTCCAACGCCTTTCGTTTCCATAAACTGCGCTAATCTTCAAGGCGATCTTCTGATCTCCACCCTGTTCGGGCACAAAAAAGGTGCGTTTACAGGGGCCAACGAAAATACCGTAGGAGCGATCGGCCAGTCGGATGGCGGCATCCTTTTTCTCGATGAGATTCATCGTTTGCCGATGAAAGCTCAGGAGCTCCTGCTCCGCGTGTTGAACGACGGTTCCTATAAACGCATCGGCGATAGCAAGGAACTCAAGTCTTCATTCCAAATACTGATTGCCAGCACAAAGGATCTTGATCAGGAAGTTGAAAACGGCTCTTTCCTGATTGACCTTCGTATGCGGCTCATAGGTCTGGAAATCAAACTTTCCCCACTGCGCGACCGTCTGCAGGATATGGCTGACTTCGTCAATTTGTTTCTAGCCAAACAGGAAAAGCCGGTCGCGATTTCTCAAGAAGAAAAGAAAAAACTGATCGCAATCTGCGAAAGTTTTTATTGGCAGGGCAACATCCGGCAGCTCTACAAGGTCTTGCAAGTGTTTCTCATCATGTCAACGATGAACGATGAGCCCCTGCAGGCGGAGCGTATTCCCATTTATAAGACCATGTACCGTCCTGGGGATACATCCAATGAGAGAACGGATGATTTCACCGCTCTCTGCGAGCGGCTTAAGAGCTATGAATTCGAAGACTCCTTGCTGGATGATGCTCTGGCAGCTGTCGAAAAATGGATTATTGCGAGGACCTTACGACGTCACGCGACCATTGCTGATGCCTGCAAGGCGCTGGGAATATCGCGCAGCAACATCGACATGAAGCGCAAGAAGTTTGGGATCTGACAGCGGTGCAGCATTCAATTCGAACGAATTTGAGAGGAACGCGATGAATCACGTGCACGATTTGCTCAATTCTGCCCTGTCTTTGCAGAATATCGCCGAGATGTACCAGGACAACGCCATGCTGAGCAAGACCCAGAAATCAATCGTCATCCAAGAGATGGAAATGATCGTTCAACAGCTTCAGCAATTGCTTTCAACCCTCAAAGAGAATGGATAAGTGCAGTATGATGACCAGAGCGCTCTATGCCAGTCAATTAGCCAATCGTGAGCGGCTTGTAGCCTCGTTTAAAGGCCGAATTGATGCGTTTTTTGCGCAGCATCGTCCCGAGGACACCACCCTCATTCTAGACAGCACGGGACCAAGCGCCACGCGACACTATCTTTTCCTACGCGCCTTGGGAATGGATCGCCTGCATCGGATGAAGGCTGTCTACGGCTTCTCAGGCGGCGCATTTGCGTATTTAGGATTCCACGCTGTGCATGGCGACGCGTTGGCGATGCCCATCGAACATTTCTACCGGCGCTTCGACAAAATTTTCCGCCAGTGCCATCATCCTGAATGGTCTTCTCCAGCCAAGGCCCTGACTCGCCTCGGCCTGCAGAAAGGCAGTCCGTTTAAGCCAGCAGCCTTGGAACGTGTGCTGCTCGGCATATTTTCCGAGGATTTCCTGAATCAGCCCCTGCATACTCTGCGCAAGAACTTTGTACCCTTTGTAGGGATCAAAGGCCAGGATGCTGTGCAAAATGCTCGCGAGCTTATGAGCCCTGAAGCCGCGTATCGCGATCTTCTCATGTCTGTATGTCGTGTCCCAGCCTTTTACGGAAAGCCCGATGCGAGCTCCCCTTTGTTCGATGCAGCGTTCGCCAAAGGCTATAAGAAATCCCTCAAGGAGCTTACACGTGACAGCGGCGGCCCGGTCCTGGTTTCCACCCCATGGCGGGACGGCGACAAGGGCGGCACCAGGTACATCAATTGTTTTGGGCACAATCAACAAAAGCTAGCCATGCTACGAGACTTTACTCTGCTCATGCTGAATTTGCCCAACAAAGGCTATCAGCAGGATCTCGAGGTGGCTTTTTCAGGCTAAGGGCGTGACCCAACGGGCAAGGAAACTTTATATGCCTCTATCACAGTCGATGTTAAAAGCTGTTGGCAGCAAGAAAGACCAGCAGCATCTTCACACCAGGGAATTAGCCGTGCTTTTGGCCCAGACTGCCTGGGGTGAAACGGTAATTCAACCGGCGCTTGTGAAGCTCCGCGGAATGTTTGACCAGGCCGCTATCAAGCGCATGATCGATAGCCAACTTCTGGACGAGGAAAGACATGAACGTCTCTATTGGAAAGCCATTAGGGAGCTCGACGTCGATTTTCCCCAAGAAGAGATGCCTCTTTACTATCGGCAGTTGCAAGCTTTGGTGGAGAGTGCAGACTCCCCTTTAAAGCTCATCGCCAGTCTGCATGTATGCCTGGAGTCTTTCGCCATGGGAGCCTTTGAATACCGCCGCAGTGCTTGCAGCGATCCGCGTATCCTGGCCATGGATCTTGAGGTTGAGCTGGATGAAATACGGCATCTGAATTTTGCACCTATCATGGCCGAGTGTCTCCATGATGAGCCCACAAAAAGCAGTCGCAGCGAACTCTTCCAGGTCGTCCGGGAGGTGCATCAAATGTTCCTTCATGACAATATAGTGGAACAGATCCAGAAACGAGCCCAGGTGAACTTCATGGTCCACGCGGAAAGCCTCCAGACTTATCGGGAGGCCTGCGATCGCATATGGCTCCAGCAGTTCAAACAGTTCCTCCGCGTTGCGATGTGAGGCGCATCCGAACATGAGCATAGGGGTGAAGGCCACCAATAATTTCTTCTATCAAGCCGGCAACCGATCTGGCTGTCGCTATATTCTGCTGGGCGCAGACGCCCGGGACAGAGCGCGTATCCAAAACTATTTCGCAAATTTGCAGAGTGAGTTGACGCATTATGCAAGCGAGCACGCCTGGCCCATCAGTGGCGCTGAGATATTAGAGGACCTCCAGGTTCTGGACTATTCCCATCCCACAGAAAGTGCCATTCTGGTCAATATCCCGCATTGTCTCGTCGATGCCCAGAGAGGGCTTGCAGCCATCAATACCGCCTTATCCGAATCCTCGGCTGCCCAAGCCAAGGAGCTGCCGAAGAAGGCTTATACCCCCGATCGCTTTTGGGTCTTTCGAAAAGATAGTGTCGATATCTCAAGTTCGGATCAAACCCTTACCCAAAGACTTCTGTTGACTTTGCCGTCGCTCCTTACAGCGGGAGTACGCATGGTCAAGCATCTGAATCTTCCCGAAAACATGCAGGCCCGTTTTGGAAACCAGTTCGTGACTATTGACCTGGCAGCTCCGCAACTCGCAAAGCTGCTATCCGCTCCGAAAAATATTTGGAAGCGTTTTTTGGAAGCGGCGGGTCAGAAGATCTACACGCAGACCCTGCAATCCCCTGACCCGGGTCCCTTGGCTCTACGCCCGCTGGTTACCAGTGTCGGGGCCCTGCCTGGTCCATCAGGGGCTCTACCTCAACTGAGCGCTGCTGCCACCGACCTTTATATGTTCCCGAGCGCAGTGCCTTATGCGTCCATAACCCTGACGGTCTATAGCTATCACCACAGACTATACTGTATTTTATCGGGTACCGAGCAGTTGGACCTGGTCAACGAACTTAGTCAAGCTTTGCAATTGCAGGGCTTTGCCCTCATTCATCAAGGAGCATAAAAGATGGCCATTCAAGATGGGAAAACACCACGTGGTATTCACTTCCAACATTGGGTCAAGGGAGAACCAGGACGCGAGACGCTTGCCCTTGTCATGGGTTATTCCGGGAGCATAGCGTCATGGAGCCAGGACTTTCTCGATGAGCTGCATCAAAGCTATGACTTGCTGCTGCTTGATAATCGGGG
Encoded proteins:
- a CDS encoding acetyl/propionyl/methylcrotonyl-CoA carboxylase subunit alpha, coding for MSIKRVFIANRGEIARRIALGARTLGIESAAIYSGEAPPAFLEGLVHRFIKVPEENPALYLNAELMVQIAQQSECDAVHPGFGFLSENARFASLVEDAGMIWVGPSACSISEMASKAEAREIAKNHKVPVVPGIERLPISEDGSHLKIVKDFAKQYGFPILLKAAMGGGGKGMRVVRSDDEVAEAITRAQSEAINAFADGTLIVERYLEYPRHVEVQIFGDSHGQVLALGDRDCSVQRRHQKIIEEAPAPGLSADTRAAMHDAAIRLAKAVNYRSAGTVEFLVDWSPEQRTKADQPFYFLEMNTRLQVEHPVTEQIFNEDLVAWQFRVANGETIKDRMHQTPIGHSIELRLYAEDTRNKFLPAPGPVHGFLPFHGPGIRWEVGIDAIDEVTPRFDPMMAKLVATGADRTQAIQRLIQTLTHTALAIPTSNIPFLLAVLHHKAFAESIPTTRFIDEHQGEITEWLDTRIARHQKTADRILQKIEQKDKPRSHHAPGLLELTRDIFQKESQLTDLEMHLPHVQQVSVPHRFRSRQAVLGRGLIFEQGHRQSFCFCQARYQGHRLTWVSLDGLPYWREEKPDDVLASGRSSAQSADISAPVPGKVVKVLVKTGDNVKERQIVAILESMKMEFEVQASRSGVVGEVLVTTGQQVQADELLARWQVTP
- a CDS encoding sigma-54-dependent transcriptional regulator; its protein translation is MARRRPVVLVVDDLGSELEKYLRYLREFNYDAIGARTLDEAKAIVSHQHLDLILTDLYLGSNAQAIDGLDLIAYARDEIPKLPVIAMSSDPRLTIAEEARKRGADQMIRKPIKSADELAIIIKRILEPPAPPLTSAWPQKIDASLEAIRKKHPDGIVISDQHLRYVELAADNPELVVCIYGETGTGKEEIAKLIHRRRSQHGPTPFVSINCANLQGDLLISTLFGHKKGAFTGANENTVGAIGQSDGGILFLDEIHRLPMKAQELLLRVLNDGSYKRIGDSKELKSSFQILIASTKDLDQEVENGSFLIDLRMRLIGLEIKLSPLRDRLQDMADFVNLFLAKQEKPVAISQEEKKKLIAICESFYWQGNIRQLYKVLQVFLIMSTMNDEPLQAERIPIYKTMYRPGDTSNERTDDFTALCERLKSYEFEDSLLDDALAAVEKWIIARTLRRHATIADACKALGISRSNIDMKRKKFGI
- a CDS encoding DUF3802 family protein encodes the protein MGSDSGAAFNSNEFERNAMNHVHDLLNSALSLQNIAEMYQDNAMLSKTQKSIVIQEMEMIVQQLQQLLSTLKENG